GCGGCTTCTGCGGCGACCGATCACCCGAAGTCTTCGTTTAGAGCCAGTGCAAGAGTGGTAAGCCGGGTGGCAAATCCTTGGTCGCGAGGGTCATCACTCAGCAGGAGTTCCGGGCGCAGCTTCTCAGCGCTGCGAGCGACTGCTCGAGCCAGCCGCGTCCGCTGAACTGGATCGAAACGCCCTAAGTCCAGTGTTTGAAAAATCATCGCTCTTTGAAGGACAAAACGATCGCTTTCGTCGTCAGATTCATCCGACACGCGCGTGAGCAGCAGTTGAAACGCCCAATTCGCGACCTTCCATGGATCTCGTTGAGGCGTCGCTATAACGCCGGCCATCAGAAGCCAATCCTGATGATTTTGTCCTGATCCTCTTGCGGAAGCGAGTCCACATAGTCTCGGACGGTGTCTACTTGGTCGGCTGTGAATCCTGTCAGATCTATAACGGAGAAATCGTTCTCTTTCAAGAGGCGGCTGTTGATCGAGCCCAAGAATTCCGATTCGTTCCAGTGCTTCGAGGCCTGTGGTTGACCCATCAGGTCGTAACTGCGGCCCTGATCGTCGGCCAACTCGGCGCCCTCGTGCGGGCTTTCTGTGAGGGTTCTTCCCGCCATTTGCGGAAGCGCGGCCAGCCGCTCAGCTGTTGAAATCTCGTTGGGCGTGAGACGCGTGGCGCTGCTCAGGTCGAGCGTCGCGGTTTCCGTGCCCTCTGCGCTCGTGGACCCGGGCCGCTCGACGCCGCTCTCGCCGGCTGCGGCGGCGTCCGTCTCGGCCGCGTTCGCCGCAGCGATCTGGGCCTCCGTGGGACCCTGGCC
The Dehalococcoidia bacterium genome window above contains:
- a CDS encoding RHS repeat-associated core domain-containing protein, with product MRARYYDPATGRFLSRDAWSVSDTTVYHPYVYARNNPASVIDPSGHSGCQDPDDPNDALDCPQLVGPGNASIEDTAGQGPTEAQIAAANAAETDAAAAGESGVERPGSTSAEGTETATLDLSSATRLTPNEISTAERLAALPQMAGRTLTESPHEGAELADDQGRSYDLMGQPQASKHWNESEFLGSINSRLLKENDFSVIDLTGFTADQVDTVRDYVDSLPQEDQDKIIRIGF